The Thermococcus sp. genome includes a region encoding these proteins:
- a CDS encoding type I restriction endonuclease subunit R, which yields MPAQTPEYLQCEKPILERLKEKGWTYRRGIEVLEDENEPLLISRLKNAIVRINGVSEREAEEAINLLKATPFGVEGSRRVLDYLKNGVPVKDEETAQPKRLMLIDYENLGNNEFLVANQVGYPFKTKIPDIVLYVNGIPLVIIECKKLNVSWKKAYEQIKSYEKEMPELFKYVQIGVAVGDKPVYFPIVPWLSSVPIYEWKGKSFDDLDNLVELLKPETILDVLRYFTFYRESGGAFTKVLPRYMQYRAVREIVNIAVGYARGETERNRGLIWHWQGSGKTLTMIFSAYKIKRLLGNPTIFFVVDRKELERQLSNELKAVGLSFEVIDSIEKLREVLTHADGKRGIFITLIHKFRAEDLNEVMENLRRKSRRRKTIMNRKDVVVLIDEGHRTQYGELASTMRSILKSASFFAFTGTPIAKKGRDTYATFGYKDRPYLDRYFITQSIEDGFTVKIAYQARLEEDVHLKRELLEAFLSSKLEEIPEEYRGRVEEKLKKRLNAIKVFLKNPKRIETIARDIAEHYKGSVEPFKAMVVAVDRESCVLYKRALDKYLPTEYTEVVMTFNRDDSDVIKEYQKELEERFPGKDMAEIRERIRKDFRNKSFPKILIVTDMLLTGFDAPILQTMYLDKPLKEHRLLQAIARTNRPFIKNGENVKPFGLIVDYVGIFKELKRALEIYDEADIEGATYSVEEIKKELRKKISKAMGYFDYLEPRRDRETIMNAVETLFRNNKGEEFGRLYREIRNYYKLLREDRDEFREAFKWLTEVYYAYRAKVDGVPPEVELKADEFFREALRFIHKTVDIGKIKADFPIIELDEEFLKKVMRERDKRKAFTNLLFSVRHYVNTHKGPLTEDLVEQVERIIEAWRHKKEEIEKLYGELLGIAGEIEKRSWEQKKLGLNELEYALLMVLKKHVKTNTNELIKGVRKLLKETEGLRFSRWREKTEIVSEVSRKIMLFIVREYKEECDDIIKTRNELLEVLKRWG from the coding sequence ATGCCTGCTCAAACCCCCGAATACCTCCAGTGCGAGAAGCCCATCCTCGAGCGGTTAAAGGAAAAAGGCTGGACTTACAGGAGGGGCATTGAGGTCCTCGAAGATGAAAACGAGCCCCTTCTAATCTCAAGGTTAAAGAATGCGATAGTGAGGATAAACGGAGTTAGCGAGAGGGAAGCGGAGGAGGCAATCAACCTCCTTAAAGCTACTCCTTTCGGCGTTGAAGGTTCCCGCAGGGTTCTCGACTACCTTAAGAACGGTGTTCCCGTGAAGGATGAGGAAACCGCTCAACCGAAAAGGCTGATGCTCATTGATTATGAAAACCTCGGAAACAATGAGTTCCTCGTTGCCAATCAGGTCGGCTATCCGTTTAAGACCAAGATACCCGACATAGTTCTCTATGTTAACGGCATCCCGCTGGTCATAATCGAGTGCAAAAAGCTCAACGTGAGCTGGAAAAAAGCATACGAGCAGATTAAAAGCTATGAGAAGGAGATGCCCGAGCTCTTCAAGTACGTACAGATCGGCGTTGCGGTTGGGGATAAACCCGTCTATTTCCCAATAGTGCCGTGGCTCAGCAGTGTTCCAATCTATGAATGGAAAGGGAAAAGCTTTGATGATCTGGACAACCTGGTTGAGCTTTTAAAACCTGAGACCATCCTTGACGTCCTCCGTTACTTCACATTCTACCGCGAGAGCGGTGGAGCTTTTACAAAGGTTCTGCCGAGGTATATGCAGTACCGAGCGGTTAGAGAGATCGTGAATATTGCCGTCGGTTACGCGAGGGGCGAGACGGAAAGAAACAGGGGTTTAATCTGGCACTGGCAGGGAAGTGGAAAAACCTTGACCATGATATTCTCCGCATATAAAATCAAGCGCCTGCTCGGCAACCCCACGATTTTCTTCGTCGTTGACAGGAAAGAACTTGAGAGACAGCTGAGCAATGAACTCAAAGCCGTGGGGCTGAGCTTTGAAGTCATAGATTCAATCGAGAAGCTCAGGGAAGTCCTAACTCACGCCGATGGAAAGAGAGGAATATTCATAACGCTCATCCATAAGTTCCGCGCCGAGGATCTCAATGAGGTGATGGAGAACCTTAGGAGGAAAAGCAGGAGAAGAAAGACGATAATGAACCGTAAGGACGTCGTGGTTCTCATAGACGAAGGCCACAGAACCCAGTATGGCGAGCTTGCTTCGACTATGCGCTCGATACTCAAAAGCGCGTCTTTCTTTGCCTTTACAGGAACTCCAATAGCAAAGAAAGGGCGTGACACCTACGCCACCTTCGGCTATAAGGACAGGCCCTACCTCGACAGGTACTTCATAACGCAGTCCATAGAGGACGGCTTTACCGTGAAGATAGCCTACCAGGCGAGGCTTGAGGAGGACGTTCACCTAAAGAGGGAGCTCCTTGAAGCATTTCTCTCATCGAAGCTGGAGGAAATCCCGGAGGAGTACCGCGGAAGGGTAGAGGAGAAGCTCAAGAAGAGGCTCAACGCGATAAAGGTGTTCCTGAAAAACCCGAAGAGGATCGAAACCATAGCCCGGGACATAGCAGAGCACTATAAGGGGAGCGTGGAGCCGTTTAAAGCAATGGTGGTAGCGGTTGACAGGGAGTCCTGCGTCTTATACAAGCGCGCTCTCGACAAGTATCTGCCAACGGAGTACACAGAGGTCGTGATGACGTTCAACCGGGACGACAGTGATGTTATTAAGGAGTATCAAAAAGAGCTTGAAGAGCGTTTCCCCGGAAAAGACATGGCTGAAATCCGCGAGAGAATTCGCAAGGATTTCAGGAACAAAAGCTTTCCAAAAATCCTGATCGTTACAGATATGCTCCTCACGGGTTTTGACGCCCCCATCCTTCAAACCATGTATCTGGACAAGCCACTCAAGGAGCATAGGCTCCTTCAGGCAATAGCGAGGACCAACAGGCCCTTCATCAAGAACGGCGAGAACGTCAAACCCTTTGGCCTTATTGTAGATTACGTGGGCATATTCAAGGAATTAAAGAGAGCGCTGGAAATCTACGACGAGGCTGACATCGAAGGAGCAACATACAGCGTCGAAGAGATAAAGAAAGAGCTCAGGAAAAAGATCTCCAAGGCCATGGGATACTTTGATTACCTCGAGCCGAGAAGAGATAGAGAGACGATAATGAACGCGGTTGAGACACTGTTTAGAAACAACAAGGGCGAGGAGTTCGGGAGGCTGTACAGGGAGATAAGGAACTACTACAAGCTCCTCAGGGAGGACAGGGACGAGTTCAGAGAGGCCTTCAAATGGCTCACGGAGGTTTATTATGCATACAGGGCTAAGGTTGATGGTGTTCCGCCGGAAGTTGAACTCAAAGCCGACGAATTCTTCAGGGAGGCCCTTAGGTTCATACACAAGACGGTGGACATAGGGAAGATAAAGGCCGACTTTCCAATAATCGAACTTGACGAAGAGTTCCTCAAGAAAGTAATGAGGGAAAGGGATAAGCGGAAGGCATTTACTAACCTCCTATTCTCGGTCAGACACTACGTAAACACTCACAAGGGACCTTTAACGGAGGACTTGGTTGAGCAGGTAGAGAGGATAATTGAAGCCTGGAGACACAAGAAGGAAGAAATCGAGAAGCTCTACGGTGAGCTCCTTGGAATAGCCGGGGAAATAGAAAAGCGCTCGTGGGAGCAGAAAAAGCTCGGTTTGAACGAGCTCGAATACGCCCTCCTGATGGTGCTCAAGAAGCACGTAAAGACCAATACCAACGAGTTGATCAAAGGGGTCAGAAAGTTGCTCAAGGAGACTGAAGGGCTTAGGTTCTCCCGTTGGAGGGAGAAAACCGAGATCGTCAGCGAAGTCTCGCGGAAAATTATGCTCTTCATTGTAAGGGAATATAAGGAGGAATGCGATGACATCATCAAGACGCGCAACGAGCTCCTAGAGGTGCTCAAACGGTGGGGATAA
- a CDS encoding SprT family zinc-dependent metalloprotease — MGIKYRVIRRNVKYPRIEISPLGDVKVIVPPNVNPEDLVGRKKGWIEKKLREIEEARMKFLPLSNKLLLDGEFYELIESEEFGVNPKFHVVLLPKDDLETLKRWLKTQLREELEFKVRLFSSVFGVKYRKIYIRFQKTKWASCSEKGNLSFNLMLMALPEELRDYIIIHEVAHLKFQKHSRKFWELVRQYYPDYKHAQKGLREYWLALQYNKIWNKLREIA; from the coding sequence GTGGGGATAAAGTACCGCGTAATTCGGAGGAACGTTAAGTATCCCCGCATCGAGATAAGCCCCCTTGGGGATGTTAAGGTAATAGTCCCGCCAAATGTGAATCCCGAAGATCTTGTGGGGAGAAAGAAAGGATGGATAGAGAAGAAGCTAAGGGAAATCGAAGAAGCCAGAATGAAGTTTCTTCCGCTTTCCAATAAGCTCCTACTTGACGGTGAATTCTACGAACTCATTGAGTCAGAGGAGTTCGGGGTTAATCCAAAGTTTCACGTGGTTCTCCTGCCCAAGGACGATTTGGAAACCCTAAAAAGATGGCTGAAGACTCAGCTGAGAGAAGAGCTGGAATTTAAGGTGAGACTCTTCTCATCGGTCTTCGGAGTAAAGTACAGAAAAATCTACATCCGCTTTCAGAAGACCAAGTGGGCAAGTTGCTCTGAGAAAGGAAATCTAAGCTTTAACCTGATGCTTATGGCATTACCCGAAGAACTCAGAGACTACATCATAATCCATGAGGTGGCCCACCTCAAGTTCCAAAAGCACTCTCGCAAGTTCTGGGAACTCGTAAGACAGTATTACCCCGACTACAAACATGCCCAGAAGGGACTCAGGGAGTACTGGCTTGCGCTTCAGTACAATAAAATCTGGAATAAACTGAGAGAAATTGCTTAA
- a CDS encoding class I SAM-dependent methyltransferase family protein, translated as MGAKRTQVIKPLIREILSRELPPELVSLLPKHWVQIGDVLILPLRKELEPYKRRIAEVYAEVLGVKTVLRKGHIHGETRKPDYEVLYGDDTVTVHVENGVKYKLDVARIMFSPANVKERVRMAEVAKPGELVVDMFAGIGHLSLPMAVHKRARVIAIEKDPYTFRFLVESIWLNEVQDLVTPYNIDNRNFPAENIADRILMGYVVKTAEFIPKALSIAKDEAIIHYHNTVPERLMPEEPFATFRRIAREYGYEAEKLKELVIKRYAPGVWHVVVDVRVYKR; from the coding sequence ATGGGGGCCAAAAGAACTCAGGTCATAAAACCCCTCATCAGGGAGATACTTTCTAGAGAGCTTCCGCCTGAGCTGGTCAGCTTACTCCCCAAGCACTGGGTCCAGATAGGAGACGTTTTGATTCTACCCCTGAGGAAGGAGCTCGAACCCTACAAGCGCAGAATAGCGGAGGTTTACGCGGAGGTTCTCGGGGTAAAGACCGTCCTCAGAAAGGGGCACATCCACGGCGAGACGAGAAAGCCGGACTACGAGGTTCTCTACGGTGATGACACTGTAACGGTTCACGTTGAAAACGGCGTGAAGTACAAGCTCGACGTGGCAAGAATCATGTTCTCCCCGGCGAACGTTAAGGAGCGCGTGAGAATGGCGGAAGTTGCCAAACCGGGGGAGCTCGTCGTTGACATGTTCGCTGGAATCGGACATTTGAGCCTCCCGATGGCGGTCCACAAAAGGGCCAGGGTTATAGCCATCGAGAAGGACCCCTACACCTTCCGCTTCCTGGTCGAGAGCATCTGGCTCAACGAAGTCCAGGATTTGGTCACGCCCTACAATATAGACAACCGCAACTTCCCGGCGGAAAACATCGCGGACAGAATTCTGATGGGTTACGTCGTTAAAACGGCCGAATTCATACCCAAGGCCCTGAGCATAGCAAAGGACGAGGCAATAATACACTACCACAACACTGTTCCAGAGAGGCTGATGCCCGAGGAACCCTTCGCGACCTTCAGAAGAATAGCGAGAGAGTATGGCTACGAGGCGGAGAAGCTGAAGGAGCTGGTAATCAAGCGCTACGCCCCCGGAGTCTGGCACGTTGTCGTGGACGTGAGGGTGTATAAGAGGTAG
- the cas4 gene encoding CRISPR-associated protein Cas4 → MSSEDNDGFIEFYASEALTCPRRIYFRLKGYPQRWPENMKVRLNQGVKTHRIFGDILRERFGFELEKHLVLRSRKLGFEIHGRIDAFRDFPIEIKGKTSLPKVPYDYHIAQLNVYLRWAEAEYGYLYYIKLHDEPAKIIGKLDMSSFPVIKGPNFRAFEIPYDGKLFKETLKHFYSVKKAYENGKPPDGWRSYACRFCPYRYLCYPGEE, encoded by the coding sequence ATGAGCAGTGAGGACAACGACGGATTCATCGAGTTCTACGCCAGCGAGGCCCTGACCTGCCCGAGGAGGATATACTTCAGGCTTAAAGGCTATCCCCAGAGGTGGCCCGAGAACATGAAAGTAAGGCTCAACCAAGGCGTTAAAACCCACAGAATTTTTGGGGATATTCTCAGAGAACGCTTCGGCTTCGAGCTTGAGAAACACCTGGTTCTGCGCTCAAGGAAGCTCGGCTTTGAAATCCACGGCAGGATTGACGCCTTTCGGGATTTTCCGATAGAGATTAAGGGAAAAACGAGCCTGCCGAAGGTTCCCTATGATTATCACATTGCCCAGCTCAACGTCTATTTAAGGTGGGCCGAAGCGGAGTATGGATACCTGTATTATATCAAACTCCACGACGAGCCGGCGAAGATAATAGGGAAGCTCGACATGTCCAGCTTCCCGGTTATTAAAGGGCCGAACTTCAGGGCTTTCGAGATTCCCTACGATGGAAAGCTATTCAAAGAGACGCTAAAGCATTTTTACTCCGTTAAAAAGGCCTACGAGAATGGAAAACCGCCCGATGGCTGGAGAAGCTATGCCTGTCGCTTTTGTCCCTACCGGTACCTCTGCTATCCGGGGGAGGAGTAG
- a CDS encoding histone-like protein, producing MAELIVKSKVKELVKSIDPEMRVSPEFYDALEEEIKALVEKAVKRAKAEGRKTLYARHV from the coding sequence ATGGCCGAGCTGATAGTTAAGTCCAAGGTTAAGGAACTTGTTAAGAGCATTGACCCGGAGATGAGGGTCAGCCCTGAGTTCTACGACGCCCTTGAGGAGGAAATCAAGGCCCTCGTCGAGAAAGCCGTGAAGAGGGCAAAGGCCGAGGGCAGAAAGACCCTCTACGCCAGGCACGTCTGA
- a CDS encoding 2,3-diphosphoglycerate synthetase → MKRLALIDGEHYPPVTRWAMEKLGNVCCAVFLGGSEKIGSPKRLEGELGVKLYLDRDPLKALELALRENNVDEVVDLSDEPVVDYEIRFRIASLCLRHGVVYRGADFEFRPGELIKPSKPTISVLGLGKRVGKTAIGSFVARVLKERYRPVVVTMGRGGPEKPELIDGEREKLTPENLLKLAEMGKHAASDHYEDALVAGVTTIGCRRCGGGMAGFPFFHIVHEGIKLAEGLPHDIIIAEGSGATIPPVLADGYITVLSALQREENVRGFFGPFRIGLADIAVITMADLNPERAEAFKDLVERINPSADVHLVAFKPRPLGDVSGKRVALFMTSSRALDGAREKIESLGAEVVFTSGNLANRAVLSKELAELEGVSFDAVLVELKAAAVDTVTRWALERGLEVIYLASEPVNVDGKSLRDAVLDLAERVMGE, encoded by the coding sequence ATGAAAAGGCTCGCCCTAATCGACGGCGAGCACTATCCACCGGTAACGCGCTGGGCCATGGAGAAGCTCGGCAACGTATGCTGCGCCGTCTTCCTCGGGGGTAGTGAGAAGATAGGCTCACCCAAGCGACTTGAGGGGGAGCTGGGAGTCAAACTTTACCTCGACCGGGACCCGCTGAAGGCCCTTGAACTGGCCCTTCGCGAGAATAATGTTGATGAAGTCGTTGATTTGAGCGACGAGCCTGTCGTTGACTACGAAATTAGGTTCAGGATAGCGTCCCTCTGCCTGAGACACGGCGTGGTTTACAGGGGGGCGGATTTCGAGTTCAGGCCCGGGGAGCTGATAAAACCATCAAAGCCAACGATAAGTGTTCTCGGCCTCGGAAAGCGCGTCGGAAAGACCGCCATAGGAAGTTTTGTCGCGAGGGTTCTAAAGGAGAGATACCGCCCCGTCGTGGTTACGATGGGCAGGGGCGGTCCTGAAAAGCCCGAGCTAATAGACGGCGAAAGGGAAAAGCTGACACCGGAAAACCTACTCAAGCTGGCGGAGATGGGCAAGCATGCCGCCTCCGACCACTATGAAGATGCCCTCGTTGCAGGAGTCACGACGATTGGTTGCCGTCGCTGTGGTGGCGGTATGGCCGGCTTCCCCTTCTTCCACATCGTTCACGAGGGGATAAAACTCGCCGAAGGGCTTCCTCACGACATCATAATCGCCGAGGGAAGCGGGGCAACGATTCCACCGGTTTTGGCGGACGGCTACATCACAGTTCTGAGCGCACTCCAGAGGGAGGAAAACGTTAGGGGCTTTTTCGGGCCCTTCAGGATTGGGCTAGCTGACATAGCGGTAATCACGATGGCCGACTTAAACCCCGAACGGGCGGAGGCCTTCAAGGACTTGGTTGAGAGAATCAATCCTTCCGCGGATGTGCATCTCGTTGCCTTTAAACCCCGCCCCCTCGGGGATGTTTCGGGGAAGAGGGTTGCCCTCTTTATGACTTCCAGCCGGGCGCTCGACGGTGCCAGGGAGAAAATTGAGAGCCTGGGGGCAGAGGTGGTATTTACCAGCGGAAACCTCGCCAACAGGGCGGTTCTTTCGAAGGAACTCGCTGAACTTGAAGGAGTTTCATTTGATGCAGTTCTCGTCGAGCTCAAGGCGGCGGCCGTTGATACCGTGACGCGGTGGGCCCTCGAAAGGGGACTGGAGGTAATATACCTCGCCAGCGAGCCGGTAAACGTTGACGGAAAGAGCCTGAGGGATGCCGTTCTGGACCTGGCGGAGAGGGTGATGGGGGAATGA
- a CDS encoding 2-phosphoglycerate kinase, with translation MIIVTDPERRIQLPFSRGILTRSITLAGVDVGIAYIIASEVQKELVGRKKRVVSTDEIRELTYRKLLEHGLKKEAERYLFWREFRRKKIPLVVLLGGVTGVGKSTIATELAFRLSIRTIIGTDTVREVMRKIIARELLPDLHASSFLAWRELKANSLIEGFESQVRHVSVGVKAVLDRVQREGMNAIIEGIHLVPGFVETGQNAFMYILTVSDRKALEAHFYERSRYSKRPADYYIEHIDEILWLQDYIVRKAKEHGVKVIENIELERTVNEIMEDLMKRLREGL, from the coding sequence ATGATAATCGTCACCGACCCAGAGCGGAGGATTCAGTTGCCCTTCTCAAGGGGAATCCTCACGCGCTCGATAACCCTGGCCGGAGTTGACGTTGGTATAGCCTACATAATAGCCAGCGAGGTTCAGAAGGAGCTCGTTGGGAGGAAGAAACGGGTCGTGAGCACGGACGAGATACGGGAGCTCACCTACCGGAAGCTCCTCGAGCACGGGCTCAAGAAGGAGGCAGAACGCTACCTATTCTGGCGCGAGTTCAGGAGGAAGAAAATACCCCTTGTTGTGCTCCTTGGGGGAGTTACGGGCGTTGGGAAGTCCACGATAGCGACGGAACTGGCCTTCAGGCTCTCGATAAGAACCATAATCGGAACCGACACCGTCAGGGAGGTTATGAGGAAGATAATAGCGAGGGAACTCCTCCCGGATTTGCACGCGTCGTCCTTTCTGGCGTGGCGCGAGCTGAAGGCCAACAGCCTCATCGAGGGCTTTGAGAGCCAGGTAAGGCACGTCTCGGTAGGTGTTAAGGCAGTTCTTGACAGGGTTCAGCGGGAGGGCATGAACGCGATAATCGAGGGAATCCACCTCGTTCCGGGCTTTGTTGAGACGGGACAGAATGCATTCATGTACATCCTGACAGTAAGCGACAGAAAAGCCCTCGAGGCCCACTTCTACGAGCGCTCCCGCTACAGCAAGAGGCCGGCCGATTATTACATAGAGCATATCGACGAAATCCTCTGGCTTCAGGATTACATAGTCAGGAAAGCTAAAGAACACGGGGTCAAGGTCATAGAGAACATCGAACTCGAAAGGACGGTAAACGAGATAATGGAGGACCTCATGAAGCGCCTGCGCGAGGGCCTTTGA
- a CDS encoding metallophosphoesterase — translation MIRIAHISDTHITGESAYKGYAYDLIANEINRLNFDFVVHTGDVTNNGLREEYERAEYELRKIQKPLIVVPGNHDVRNVGYDLFETFIGPLNGVYEFKDGVLIWVDSTIPDLSDGRIGKHKFRWLKRKLEEYSDRRVKIVSAHHHLVPLPNTGRERNVLFNAGDVLDLLLRNDVTLYLCGHKHVPNVYRVEDLVVDNAGCTSCRKTRRGDVNSYNIVTIHDDGRVEVTIRRVTGEEVKAEHRAVRPKLFVPRGERLLRIVQLSESKVSDRVYFRKKVLENVINLINEKLRPDIVIHNGDVVDMGIERNFERALTFWEKIRVPKLVVPGHSDMTYLGYELFPEYFGEPEEMSFDGFTFIPVSTPQYETEIGVVGRFGQRKLAEEIENAENFRVVFMHHNVVPIPRSRERGFLEDAGDVLKLLTEREVELVLTGHGGNAFAVKVENTVIINAGSVSWELHRNPFGNSFNVIDVYPCMVIAFEVQATWGSRRLLGVWKFKGPRAGAS, via the coding sequence ATGATAAGGATTGCCCACATAAGCGACACCCACATAACCGGCGAGAGCGCCTACAAGGGCTATGCCTACGATTTAATAGCGAACGAAATCAACAGGCTCAACTTCGACTTCGTCGTGCACACCGGCGACGTGACCAACAACGGCCTCAGGGAGGAGTATGAGAGGGCCGAATACGAGCTCAGGAAGATTCAGAAGCCCCTAATCGTTGTTCCCGGCAATCACGACGTGAGAAACGTTGGTTACGACCTCTTCGAGACCTTCATAGGGCCCCTCAACGGGGTTTATGAGTTCAAGGATGGCGTTCTCATCTGGGTGGACTCGACGATTCCGGATTTAAGCGACGGCAGGATTGGAAAGCACAAGTTCCGCTGGCTGAAGAGAAAGCTTGAGGAGTACTCCGACAGGAGGGTAAAGATAGTCTCAGCCCACCACCACCTCGTTCCACTCCCCAACACCGGCAGGGAGAGAAACGTCCTGTTTAACGCGGGAGACGTCCTCGATTTGCTCCTCAGGAACGATGTAACTCTGTACCTCTGCGGTCACAAGCACGTTCCCAACGTCTACCGCGTGGAGGATTTGGTCGTTGACAACGCGGGCTGTACCTCCTGCAGGAAGACGAGGCGCGGTGACGTCAACAGCTACAACATCGTCACAATTCACGACGATGGTAGGGTTGAGGTAACGATAAGACGCGTTACAGGAGAGGAGGTTAAAGCCGAGCACAGAGCGGTTAGGCCGAAGCTCTTCGTCCCGAGGGGAGAAAGGTTGCTCAGAATCGTCCAGCTCAGCGAGAGCAAGGTCTCGGACAGGGTCTACTTCAGGAAAAAGGTCCTTGAAAACGTGATAAACCTGATAAACGAGAAGCTGAGGCCCGATATCGTAATCCACAACGGCGACGTCGTAGATATGGGAATCGAGAGGAACTTCGAGCGCGCCTTGACCTTCTGGGAGAAGATTAGAGTTCCAAAGCTCGTCGTTCCGGGTCATAGTGACATGACCTACCTCGGCTACGAGCTCTTTCCGGAGTACTTCGGCGAGCCGGAAGAGATGTCCTTCGACGGCTTCACGTTCATTCCGGTCTCGACGCCACAGTACGAAACCGAAATAGGCGTGGTTGGAAGATTCGGCCAGAGAAAGCTCGCCGAGGAAATAGAGAACGCCGAGAACTTTCGGGTCGTTTTCATGCACCACAACGTCGTCCCGATTCCAAGGAGCAGGGAGCGCGGTTTTCTTGAGGACGCTGGAGACGTGCTTAAGCTCTTGACCGAGAGGGAAGTCGAGCTTGTTTTAACGGGACACGGTGGCAACGCCTTCGCGGTTAAGGTCGAGAACACCGTTATCATAAACGCCGGTTCCGTCAGCTGGGAGCTCCACAGGAACCCCTTCGGCAACAGCTTCAACGTGATAGACGTTTACCCCTGCATGGTCATAGCCTTCGAGGTTCAGGCAACGTGGGGAAGCAGAAGGCTCCTCGGCGTCTGGAAGTTCAAAGGCCCTCGCGCAGGCGCTTCATGA
- a CDS encoding CBS domain-containing protein gives MDENAPIRVYMTRKLIGVSPDDTVKRACEVMMEFDIGSLVVVEENEVVGFFTKTDVIRRVVIPGKPNTTPVREIMTRELVTVDANTPLREVLDIMAKKGIKHMLVSENRRIVGIFSLSDLLTASRRKLETAIAAE, from the coding sequence ATGGACGAGAACGCCCCGATTCGGGTCTACATGACCAGGAAACTTATCGGAGTCTCCCCCGACGATACAGTGAAAAGGGCCTGCGAGGTAATGATGGAGTTCGACATAGGTTCGCTCGTTGTGGTGGAGGAAAACGAGGTCGTTGGCTTTTTCACAAAAACGGACGTCATAAGGCGCGTCGTGATTCCTGGGAAGCCCAACACGACCCCGGTCAGGGAGATAATGACGCGGGAGCTCGTGACAGTTGACGCAAACACCCCGCTCCGCGAGGTTCTTGACATAATGGCCAAGAAGGGGATAAAGCACATGCTCGTCAGCGAGAACAGGAGGATAGTCGGGATATTCAGCCTCAGCGACCTGCTAACCGCCAGCAGGAGGAAGCTCGAAACGGCCATAGCGGCGGAGTGA
- a CDS encoding class II glutamine amidotransferase — protein sequence MCRILFARGPGERIVPLIEALRKSAENDPYRARRSGKRQHADGWGYILLRDGEVYHYRSSKAVFEDEGGFSKLLGLLGEGGKAVLLAHARASSQGSLGLFNVQPFAFSTRRGFSFWFLHNGDLDKEKVIGLAGFEGNDLRDSSDSYVFSAYLCRALERPEMGELLRHYSLGVSLTRTTFNTATLFLFPDGGWRAFMTAYMTKEYWENPLHRDYARLIELDGDVFAVASSTLELYHRADWKTIPNSTAYLVDSDKIERLSLG from the coding sequence GTGTGCAGAATACTCTTTGCGAGGGGACCGGGGGAGAGGATTGTGCCTTTAATCGAGGCCCTCAGGAAGTCCGCCGAGAACGACCCCTACAGGGCCAGAAGGAGCGGTAAAAGGCAACACGCGGACGGCTGGGGCTACATTCTCCTGAGGGACGGCGAGGTTTATCACTACCGCTCATCAAAGGCCGTCTTTGAAGACGAAGGGGGATTCTCGAAACTTCTGGGCCTACTAGGAGAGGGTGGGAAAGCCGTTCTTCTAGCCCACGCGAGAGCGTCTTCTCAGGGCTCGCTCGGTCTCTTCAACGTCCAACCCTTCGCGTTCTCGACGAGGAGGGGCTTTTCCTTCTGGTTCCTTCACAACGGCGACCTCGACAAGGAAAAAGTAATAGGGCTGGCGGGCTTCGAAGGGAACGACCTAAGAGATTCTTCCGACAGCTACGTTTTTTCCGCCTATCTCTGCAGGGCCCTAGAAAGGCCCGAGATGGGGGAACTTTTGAGGCACTACTCCCTTGGGGTGTCCCTCACAAGGACGACCTTCAACACCGCGACCCTCTTTCTCTTCCCGGATGGAGGCTGGAGGGCCTTCATGACGGCTTACATGACGAAGGAATACTGGGAAAATCCCCTTCACAGGGACTACGCGAGGCTCATTGAGCTCGACGGTGATGTTTTCGCCGTTGCTAGTTCCACGCTTGAGCTATACCACAGGGCAGACTGGAAGACGATTCCAAATAGCACAGCGTATCTGGTTGATTCAGATAAAATCGAACGCCTCTCCCTGGGGTGA